The Synergistaceae bacterium DNA window TAGGATCATCAATCATTCTATATTCTGCAAAACGCTTAATAGCCATTAAGAAAGCTCCACCGAACCAGTAACCGAGAATTAGACTCACGGGCGGCAATGTATAAGCAGAAATTATGAACCAGCCCGCAATTAGTCTTATAGCATTATTTATTGATTCTGACAGGACATCGAGATAAACGACATCTTTTGTTCGTAAAGGCTTGACATTATAAATTATTCCCATTATCCAGAGCCATATTAAACTAAATAAAAAATTTTTATTCAAGATTGACCCGATAATAAAACCTGCTATGCTTAAGACTGCCCATAAGAGCCAGACAATTTTAGCATTTATTACACCTGATACTAAGCTGCGATATTTTTTGACGGGATGATATTTATCAAATTCTGCGTCAAGATATTCATTTATTGCGTAATTGGCCGAAGCTATGAGAGAAACTGCTATAAATCCATAAATTAATCTAGTCGTGCATTCAGAATCAAATTTTATTTTATTAATAAGTATTGCTGCTACTGAACCGGGAACTATAAAAAATTGCTTCACCCAATGATCAAGCCGGAGAATCTTTATATATTTAAAGCATATTGTTCTTTGCTGTTCTTTGCTGTTCTTTGCTGTTCTTTGCTGTTCTTTGCTGTTCTGATCAGTCAGTATCATTCAGTTCGCCCTCTTGCTTATAAAATTTATCTCATTATATCATTATGAAGCTCTTAATTTATACACCATTGCTAGAATTTCAGCTACTCCCCTGTAAAGATCTTCGGGGATTTCTTCGCCGATTTCTACATTTTGATATAGTGCCCATGCGAGCGGCTTATTTTCTATAACGGGAATTAAATTTGACTCGGCAATTTCTCGGATTCGTTTTGCTAAATAGTCCCCTCCTTTTGCTAAAACTTGAGGCGCGCCCATTAATTTACGGTCATAAACTAGAGCTACTGCAATATGAGTCGGGTTAGTGATTACAACATCAGCTTTAGGAACATCGGCCATCATTCTTTGTTTTGCCATTTCGCGCTGCTTCTGCCTGATTTTCTGCTTAACTTGAGGGTCGCCCTCCATTTGCTTGTATTCGTCTTTAATTTCTTTCTTGCTCATTCTGATGGATTTCTCGAAGTCCCATTTTTGATAGAAATAATCAGCAAAGGCCATTACTAGCAACATTAAAGCAAGCCTCATAGCAAGTCCCCATAACATGTCCCAGAAAACAAGGCTCCCGAATAATAAAGGCATCTGCATAGCTTTTGAAGAAGTAGGCAAATAATTTCTTACTGCGCTATAAATCATCACGGCAAATATACTAGCTTTTAATAAACCTTTCAGCAATTCGACAACTGAACGCAGAGAAATAATTTTTTTCATGCCTGTGAACGGATTCAATCTATCAAATTTAGGCCCGAACGGCTCACCGGTCATAGCAAAACCGACTTGAGCAATTACAGTACACGTCGAGAATAATACAACGAGTCCGCCCAGTGGCAGCCATGACGCAAAATAATCGATCATAGCTTCCCATGATATGAGATACAGCCAGCCGTCCTGCAATAATGCCTTGTCGCCCATGAATCTAACAGAAAAAGTAATTAATCCCGTAAGAGTCCGCCAAATCAAAGCCCCTAACATAGTCATGCCAAGTAAAGCCGTGATTATTCCTACAGCTGCATTTAAATCTTTACTCATACAGACCCGCCCCTCTTCTCGGACTTTCTCGCGCTTTCTCGGTGTAGCTTCTTCTGTGCGTTCTTCAGCGAAAAATTGAAGATTAAATTTTTTTGTGTAAATATTTTCGTGTTTATCCCCGTTCATAATTGAGTCGCCCGTGTAGTGTTTATTACTATATTCGTGAGAGTCGCCGCAAATATTCTCGTATTCATGTAAAAAATTTTGTTCAACTTCCCCGCCCGTAAAAGAGTAGCCGCAAATTTTCTCGTGTTTATTCCCTCCCGTGCAGCAATTATTATTATCACGAAAATTTTTACTCGTATACATGAAAGAATCGCCGCAAACTTTCTCGCATTCACTTCCGCCCGTTATTCTCCCGCAAACTCTCTCACTTAACCGCGAATAATTTTTTACACAACCGGCCGCCATAGTCTTATAACACTTAAAGAAAACTCTATCCATTTTTCTAACTGGGTGTAAATTAAATCTATAGTCAAAGGCAATACAGCAGCAAGCACCATAAATCCCAGCATGACTTTAACGGGCAATCCTACGACAAAAATATTCATTTGCGGAACTGTACGAGCTAGAAAGCCAAGCCCTACATCAGAGACTAATAACGAACAATAAAACGGGAGGACTATTCGCAGACTCAATATAAACATTTCTTGAAGCCATGAACCGAACGACAAATCACCTGAAGGAAATAACGAAATTTGACCGGGGGGAACTAATTTTAAAGTCTCGATTAACGCCTGAATCATCAATAAATGACCGTTCCAGCGAAAATAAAACCATAAGGCCGCTAAAAAATTTAATTGACTCAAAATCGAAACTTGACTCATTGATGAAGGATCCATTACTTGAGCCATTGAGAAGCCCATTAGAGTCCCCGTCTGTTCTCCGGCAACCTGCAAAGCATATAACGGCAATGCTGAAATAAAGCCCAGCGCAACACCGATTAATAATTCACGAATAAATACAGCTCCGATAAATATAACGCTGTCAAAATAAATTAACGGGATCGACTCGTCTTTTATGACTCCGACTGAACACACAGTAAGCATTACAGCAAATAAATATCTGAAAGGGGTCGGAGCCATTGCCGTCGTGAATATCGGCGAACTGAACACAAGCCCCACGAATCTCAAGTGAAGCAGCAAATATACAGCTAATAACTGCGCAGGAAGTTCAAGACCTCTCACTGTATGAATCTTTCAAGCTGCCCTAGAATTTCACGAGTCATCACTAGCATTCTTTGACTGATAAAGGGCGACAATAACACTATACACAAGAATACTGCTAAAATTTTAGGAATAAATATTAAAGTCTGTTCTTGTATTGATGTAGCTGTCTGCAAAATTCCTATTAGTAATCCCACTATCATAGCAGTCAACAAAATCGGCAGAGTTACGGCCATCATTGTCCATATTGCACCGCTCAGAATATCAAACAAGCTCAAATTTGTAACAGGCAATTTCTTAACACTCCTTTATTATTTACGGCACATTTGTAAAACTCTTCAAGACGCTCATAACTACGAGATTCCAGCCGTCAGCCATCACGAATAATAATATTTTAAACGGTAAAGAAATCATCATAGGCGGCAGCATCATCATGCCCATAGCTAATAAAACACTTGAGACTACCATATCAACGACTAAGAAGGGAATATAAATCACGACTCCCATTTGAAAGGCTGTCTTAAGCTCGCTCAACATAAACGCAGGAATTAATACACGGGTCGGGACTTGAGATTGATTCGCGGGGCGGGGAGTCTCTGACATTGAGACAATCAAAGATAATTCTTCCTGCCTTGTATATCTAAACATGAAATCACGCACGGGAGTTATTGCGCGTTCCCATGCCTGCGAAGAATTTATATTCCCCGACATGTAAGGCGATATTGCATTCTGATATACATTATTCCAAGTCGGATACATTGTAAACATAGTGAGAAATAATGCCATTCCCGCAATGACTTGCTGAGGGGGCGACTGTTGAAGACCTATAGCGCGCTGCACAAATCCTAAGACGATTATAATTCGCGTGAAACTCGTTACCATTAATAAAATCGCAGGCACGAGGCTTAACACGGTCATTAACGCTAAAACTTGCAAAGTTAAAGCGACATCACGGGGCGAATCTGCCGGAGTTATCCCGAAATTTATAGTCGGTAAGGGAATATTAGGCGGCATTTGTTGTAATCTCGCCGGAGCAGTTGCAGCTAAAGCACTTCCCGATAAAGCAAGAATAATAAATAATGCGAGGAAAATTTTACTGCTCACTAGATTTAAGCCAGTCTTCATATTTCCACCTGCCTAATAAACAAGCTCCGCCGGATCCTGTTGTGAAAGCTATTACATCGGGGCCGCAATGGACAACTAAAAATATATCCCTGCCAGTCAGACGCAGGGACGAGATTATCTCAACAGCTGATGAAATTTTTGCGTTTTGATTGTGCTTCCTGTAATACTTCACCAGCAGAAACGCGGCCGCTGACATAATTATTAATGCACTTACAGCACGGATTATATATGCCGTTAAATTTACGTCTTGAGCTAAAATTTTTAAGACAACACCTTTGTAATGGCCTCGATAACTCTTTCAGGCTGGAAGGGCTTTACGATAAAATCATTTGCTCCGGCCTGTATTGCTTCGATTACCATTGGCTGCTGTCCCATTGCTGAGACCATTACGATTTTTACGCTGGGATCTAATGCCTTGATTGCTTTTACTGCGTCGATTCCGTTCATTTCAGGCATTGTAATATCCATTGTGATAATATCGGGCTTATATTTCTGGAAAGCCGCGACTCCTGCTTTGCCGTTCTCAGCCTCTGCAACGACCTCAAAATCGTTCTTTGTGAGTATATCTTTTAACATCATGCGCATAAAAGCTGCATCATCGACTATTAAAACTTTTTTGCCCATTCTAATAAAACTCTCCTTTGCAATATAACATTTATATTTATTTAATTAACCGGAAAATTTTTCACTTGCATTATAACACGAAAAATTTAAAATTTTTTATGACGCTGCCCTTGAAGCTCCGCCGGGTATAATATCCGTTATTCTTACGCCGAAATTTTCGTCAATTACAACGACTTCGCCATGTGCTATTAATTTGCCGTTCACGAGAATATCTACAGGTTCTCCGGCCATTTTGTCGAGTTCGACTACAGCCCCGGCAGTTAATGCAAGAATTTCCGAGACACTTTTGCGAGCCTTGCCAAGTTCGACAGTTACACGCACGGGAATATCAGCAATTAAAT harbors:
- a CDS encoding UbiA prenyltransferase family protein; translated protein: MILTDQNSKEQQRTAKNSKEQQRTICFKYIKILRLDHWVKQFFIVPGSVAAILINKIKFDSECTTRLIYGFIAVSLIASANYAINEYLDAEFDKYHPVKKYRSLVSGVINAKIVWLLWAVLSIAGFIIGSILNKNFLFSLIWLWIMGIIYNVKPLRTKDVVYLDVLSESINNAIRLIAGWFIISAYTLPPVSLILGYWFGGAFLMAIKRFAEYRMIDDPKLAGLYRKSFRHYTSNSLLVSSFFYAMCSVFFTGIFLVKYRIELILFMPVLTGLFCYYFLLSFEKDSAVQKPEKLYHEKGLMLYCGALIALFIVLMLVNIPVLNIFTSRELVLLQ
- the flhB gene encoding flagellar biosynthesis protein FlhB, whose protein sequence is MNGDKHENIYTKKFNLQFFAEERTEEATPRKREKVREEGRVCMSKDLNAAVGIITALLGMTMLGALIWRTLTGLITFSVRFMGDKALLQDGWLYLISWEAMIDYFASWLPLGGLVVLFSTCTVIAQVGFAMTGEPFGPKFDRLNPFTGMKKIISLRSVVELLKGLLKASIFAVMIYSAVRNYLPTSSKAMQMPLLFGSLVFWDMLWGLAMRLALMLLVMAFADYFYQKWDFEKSIRMSKKEIKDEYKQMEGDPQVKQKIRQKQREMAKQRMMADVPKADVVITNPTHIAVALVYDRKLMGAPQVLAKGGDYLAKRIREIAESNLIPVIENKPLAWALYQNVEIGEEIPEDLYRGVAEILAMVYKLRAS
- a CDS encoding flagellar biosynthetic protein FliR; its protein translation is MRGLELPAQLLAVYLLLHLRFVGLVFSSPIFTTAMAPTPFRYLFAVMLTVCSVGVIKDESIPLIYFDSVIFIGAVFIRELLIGVALGFISALPLYALQVAGEQTGTLMGFSMAQVMDPSSMSQVSILSQLNFLAALWFYFRWNGHLLMIQALIETLKLVPPGQISLFPSGDLSFGSWLQEMFILSLRIVLPFYCSLLVSDVGLGFLARTVPQMNIFVVGLPVKVMLGFMVLAAVLPLTIDLIYTQLEKWIEFSLSVIRLWRPVV
- a CDS encoding flagellar biosynthetic protein FliQ; this encodes MPVTNLSLFDILSGAIWTMMAVTLPILLTAMIVGLLIGILQTATSIQEQTLIFIPKILAVFLCIVLLSPFISQRMLVMTREILGQLERFIQ
- the fliP gene encoding flagellar type III secretion system pore protein FliP (The bacterial flagellar biogenesis protein FliP forms a type III secretion system (T3SS)-type pore required for flagellar assembly.), with the translated sequence MKTGLNLVSSKIFLALFIILALSGSALAATAPARLQQMPPNIPLPTINFGITPADSPRDVALTLQVLALMTVLSLVPAILLMVTSFTRIIIVLGFVQRAIGLQQSPPQQVIAGMALFLTMFTMYPTWNNVYQNAISPYMSGNINSSQAWERAITPVRDFMFRYTRQEELSLIVSMSETPRPANQSQVPTRVLIPAFMLSELKTAFQMGVVIYIPFLVVDMVVSSVLLAMGMMMLPPMMISLPFKILLFVMADGWNLVVMSVLKSFTNVP
- a CDS encoding response regulator, translating into MGKKVLIVDDAAFMRMMLKDILTKNDFEVVAEAENGKAGVAAFQKYKPDIITMDITMPEMNGIDAVKAIKALDPSVKIVMVSAMGQQPMVIEAIQAGANDFIVKPFQPERVIEAITKVLS